In the Manis javanica isolate MJ-LG chromosome 12, MJ_LKY, whole genome shotgun sequence genome, one interval contains:
- the PTPRN gene encoding receptor-type tyrosine-protein phosphatase-like N isoform X4: MRRPRRPGGPGGSGGLRVLLCLLLLSSRPGGCSAISAHGCLFDRRLCSHLEVCIQDGLFGQCQVGVGQARPLLQVTSPVLQRLQSVLQQLMSQGLSWHDDLTQYVISQEMERIPRLRPLEPRPRDRSGLVPRRPGPAGELLLQGIPTGSPAAAQHRLPRPPVGGGRAGVGSPLSPLQAELLPPLLEHLLLPPQPPHSALSYEPAVLQPYLFHQFASRDGSRGPESSPGMVSVSPLPKAGPPALFSRTASKSTFGAHPGHSYGDPPGPSPAQLFQESGLLYLAQEPPVPSRAKAPRLPEQGGSSHAEDPTEGYEEEGLEDPREKPPSPAEQPGGVVNIGADIKKTMEEQVQGGDTAEPPSPTLTLPGYSTASRTSSKAQQVLISGPSEPPGAADPSATPVLLEKKSPVGQSQPTVVRQPSTWPSAEEYGYIVTDQKPLSLAVGVKLLEILAEHVHVSSGSFINISVVGPALTFRIRHNEQNVSLADVTQQAGLVKSELEAQTGLQILQTGVGQREEAAAVLPRPARGTSPMRSVLLTLVAVAGVAGLLVALAVALCVRQHVRQRDKERLAALGPEGAHGDTTFEYQDLCRQHVATKSLFSRAEGPPEPSRVSSVSSQFSDAAQASPSSHSSTPSWCEEPAQANMDISTGHMILAYMEDHLRNRDRLAKEWQALCAYQAEPDTCTTAQEEGNIKKNRHPDFLPYDHARIKLKVESSPSRSDYINASPIIEHDPRMPAYIATQGPLSHTIADFWQMVWESGCTVIVMLTPLVEDGVKQCDRYWPDEGSSLYHVYEVNLVSEHIWCEDFLVRSFYLKNVQTQETRTLTQFHFLSWPAEGTPASTRPLLDFRRKVNKCYRGRSCPIIVHCSDGAGRTGTYILIDMVLNRMAKVSHPRMPQAFWISSGHPLSSPVPHPPPGVKEIDIAATLEHVRDQRPGLVRSKDQFEFALTAVAEEVNAILKALPQ; encoded by the exons ATGCGGCGCCCGCGGCGGCCTGGGGGTCCCGGGGGATCCGGGGGTCTCCGGgtgctcctctgcctcctgctgcTGAGCAGCCGGCCGGGAGGCTGCAGCGCCATTAGTGCCCACG GCTGCCTGTTTGACCGCAGACTGTGCTCTCACCTTGAAGTCTGTATTCAGG ATGGCTTGTTTGGACAGTGCCAAGTGGGAGTGGGGCAGGCCCGGCCCCTTTTGCAAGTCACTTCCCCAGTTCTTCAACGCTTACAAAGTGTGCTCCAACAGCTCATGTCCCAAG GATTGTCCTGGCATGATGACCTCACTCAGTATGTGATCTCCCAGGAGATGGAGCGCATCCCCAGGCTTCGCCCCCTAGAGCCCCGCCCAAGGGACAG ATCTGGCTTGGTGCCCAGAAGACCAGGTCCCGCTGGGGAGCTGCTTTTACAGGGCATCCCCACTGGCTCCCCTGCTGCAGCCCAGCACCGGCTTCCTCGCCCTCcagtgggtgggggcagagctggggtaGGCTCCCCACTGTCCCCCCTGCAGGCTGAGCTGCTGCCCCCTCTTTTGGAGCATCTACTGCTGCCCCCACAGCCCCCCCACTCTGCCCTGAGTTATGAGCCTGCCGTGTTGCAACCCTATCTGTTCCATCAG TTTGCCTCCCGTGATGGCTCCCGGGGCCCAGAGAGCTCTCCAGGGATGGTCAGTGTCAGCCCCCTCCCCAAGGCTGGACCCCCTGCCCTCTTCAGCAGAACTGCCTCCAAGAGCACGTTTGGGGCTCACCCTGGCCACTCCTACGGGGACCCTCCAGGGCCTTCACCTGCTCAGCTTTTCCAGGAGTCAGGGCTGCTCTACCTTGCCCAGGAGCCACCAGTGCCCAGCAGGGCCAAGGCTCCAAGGCTGCCAGAGCAAGGGGGTAGCAGCCATGCAGAGGACCCCACAGAGGGCTATGAGGAGGAAGGACTAGAGGATCCCAGGGAGAAGCCTCCTTCCCCGGCAGAGCAGCCAG GAGGGGTTGTAAATATTGGAGCTGACATCAAGAAA ACCATGGAGGAGCAGGTACAGGGTGGAGACACAGCAGAGCCTCCGTCccccacactcaccctgcctgGATACTCCACAGCCAGCCGCACCTCCAGTAAAGCCCAGCAGGTGTTGATCTCTGGACCCTCTGAGCCCCCCGGAGCTGCTGACCCCTCTGCCACACCTGTGCTGTTGGAGAAGAAAAGTCCAGTGGGCCAGAGCCAGCCCACGGTGGTGAGGCAGCCCTCAACTTGGCCCTCTGCAGAGGAGTATGGCTACATTGTCACTGACCAGAA GCCCCTGAGTCTGGCTGTGGGAGTGAAGCTGCTGGAGATCCTGGCTGAGCATGTGCACGTGTCCTCAGGCAGCTTTATCAACATCAG TGTGGTGGGACCAGCCCTCACTTTCCGCATCCGGCACAATGAACAGAACGTGTCTTTGGCTGATGTGACCCAGCAAGCTG GGCTGGTGAAGTCCGAACTGGAAGCACAGACAGGGCTCCAGATCTTGCAGACAGGAGTGGGGCAG agggaggaggcagctgcaGTCCTTCCCCGACCAGCCCGAGGCACGTCTCCCATGCGCTCGGTGCTACTCACTCTGGTGGCTGTGGCAGGTGTGGCTGGGCTGCTAGTGGCTCTTGCAGTGGCTCTGTGTGTGCGGCAGCATGTGCGGCAGCGGGACAAGGAGCGCCTGGCAGCCCTGGGACCTGAAGGAGCCCATGGGGACACTACCTTTGAGTACCAG GACCTGTGCCGCCAGCACGTGGCCACAAAGTCCCTGTTCAGCCGGGCAGAGGGTCCGCCTGAGCCTTCTCGGGTGAGCAGCGTGTCCTCCCAGTTCAGCGATGcagcccaggccagccccagCTCCCACAGCAGCACCCCATCCTGGTGCGAGGAGCCCGCCCAGGCCAACATGGACATCTCCACAGGACACATGATTCTG GCATACATGGAGGACCACCTACGGAACCGGGACCGCTTGGCCAAGGAGTGGCAGGCCCTGTGTGCCTACCAGGCGGAGCCCGACACTTGCACCACGGCCCAGGAAGAGGGCAACATCAAAAAGAACCGCCACCCCGACTTCCTGCCCT ATGACCACGCTCGCATCAAGCTGAAGGTGGAGAGCAGCCCTTCACGGAGCGATTACATCAATGCCAGCCCCATT ATTGAGCATGACCCTCGGATGCCAGCCTACATAGCCACACAGGGCCCGCTGTCCCACACCATCGCAGACTTCTGGCAG ATGGTGTGGGAGAGTGGCTGCACTGTCATCGTCATGCTGACCCCACTGGTGGAGGATGGTGTTAAGCAGTGTGACCGCTACTGGCCAGATGAGGGCTCTTCCCTCTACCACGTATATGAG GTAAACCTGGTATCGGAGCACATCTGGTGCGAGGACTTCCTGGTGCGGAGCTTCTACCTGAAGAACGTGCAGACCCAGGAGACTCGCACGCTCACACAGTTCCACTTCCTCAGCTGGCCGGCAGAGGGCACTCCGGCCTCCACGCGGCCCCTGCTGGACTTCCGCAG GAAGGTGAACAAGTGCTACCGTGGCCGCTCCTGCCCCATCATCGTCCACTGCAG CGATGGTGCAGGGAGGACTGGTACCTACATCCTCATCGACATGGTACTGAACCGCATGGCGAAAG TCTCCCACCCCAGGATGCCCCAGGCTTTCTGGATCTCCTCTGGACACCCCCTGAGcagccctgtgccccacccccctcCAGGAGTAAAGGAAATTGACATCGCTGCCACCCTGGAGCATGTCCGTGACCAGCGGCCTGGCCTTGTCCGCTCTAAG GACCAGTTTGAATTTGCCCTGACAGCTGTGGCAGAGGAGGTGAATGCCATCCTCAAGGCCCTGCCCCAGTGA
- the PTPRN gene encoding receptor-type tyrosine-protein phosphatase-like N isoform X5, with protein MSQGLSWHDDLTQYVISQEMERIPRLRPLEPRPRDRSGLVPRRPGPAGELLLQGIPTGSPAAAQHRLPRPPVGGGRAGVGSPLSPLQAELLPPLLEHLLLPPQPPHSALSYEPAVLQPYLFHQFASRDGSRGPESSPGMVSVSPLPKAGPPALFSRTASKSTFGAHPGHSYGDPPGPSPAQLFQESGLLYLAQEPPVPSRAKAPRLPEQGGSSHAEDPTEGYEEEGLEDPREKPPSPAEQPDVTLQRLAAVLAGYGVELRQLTPEQLSTLSTLLQLLPKGAGRNLGGVVNIGADIKKTMEEQVQGGDTAEPPSPTLTLPGYSTASRTSSKAQQVLISGPSEPPGAADPSATPVLLEKKSPVGQSQPTVVRQPSTWPSAEEYGYIVTDQKPLSLAVGVKLLEILAEHVHVSSGSFINISVVGPALTFRIRHNEQNVSLADVTQQAGLVKSELEAQTGLQILQTGVGQREEAAAVLPRPARGTSPMRSVLLTLVAVAGVAGLLVALAVALCVRQHVRQRDKERLAALGPEGAHGDTTFEYQDLCRQHVATKSLFSRAEGPPEPSRVSSVSSQFSDAAQASPSSHSSTPSWCEEPAQANMDISTGHMILAYMEDHLRNRDRLAKEWQALCAYQAEPDTCTTAQEEGNIKKNRHPDFLPYDHARIKLKVESSPSRSDYINASPIIEHDPRMPAYIATQGPLSHTIADFWQMVWESGCTVIVMLTPLVEDGVKQCDRYWPDEGSSLYHVYEVNLVSEHIWCEDFLVRSFYLKNVQTQETRTLTQFHFLSWPAEGTPASTRPLLDFRRKVNKCYRGRSCPIIVHCSDGAGRTGTYILIDMVLNRMAKVSHPRMPQAFWISSGHPLSSPVPHPPPGVKEIDIAATLEHVRDQRPGLVRSKDQFEFALTAVAEEVNAILKALPQ; from the exons ATGTCCCAAG GATTGTCCTGGCATGATGACCTCACTCAGTATGTGATCTCCCAGGAGATGGAGCGCATCCCCAGGCTTCGCCCCCTAGAGCCCCGCCCAAGGGACAG ATCTGGCTTGGTGCCCAGAAGACCAGGTCCCGCTGGGGAGCTGCTTTTACAGGGCATCCCCACTGGCTCCCCTGCTGCAGCCCAGCACCGGCTTCCTCGCCCTCcagtgggtgggggcagagctggggtaGGCTCCCCACTGTCCCCCCTGCAGGCTGAGCTGCTGCCCCCTCTTTTGGAGCATCTACTGCTGCCCCCACAGCCCCCCCACTCTGCCCTGAGTTATGAGCCTGCCGTGTTGCAACCCTATCTGTTCCATCAG TTTGCCTCCCGTGATGGCTCCCGGGGCCCAGAGAGCTCTCCAGGGATGGTCAGTGTCAGCCCCCTCCCCAAGGCTGGACCCCCTGCCCTCTTCAGCAGAACTGCCTCCAAGAGCACGTTTGGGGCTCACCCTGGCCACTCCTACGGGGACCCTCCAGGGCCTTCACCTGCTCAGCTTTTCCAGGAGTCAGGGCTGCTCTACCTTGCCCAGGAGCCACCAGTGCCCAGCAGGGCCAAGGCTCCAAGGCTGCCAGAGCAAGGGGGTAGCAGCCATGCAGAGGACCCCACAGAGGGCTATGAGGAGGAAGGACTAGAGGATCCCAGGGAGAAGCCTCCTTCCCCGGCAGAGCAGCCAG ATGTAACCCTGCAGAGACTGGCAGCTGTGCTGGCAGGCTATGGGGTGGAGTTGCGCCAGCTGACCCCTGAGCAGCTCTCCACCCTCTCAACCCTGCTACAGCTGCTGCCCAAGGGAGCAGGACGGAATCTGG GAGGGGTTGTAAATATTGGAGCTGACATCAAGAAA ACCATGGAGGAGCAGGTACAGGGTGGAGACACAGCAGAGCCTCCGTCccccacactcaccctgcctgGATACTCCACAGCCAGCCGCACCTCCAGTAAAGCCCAGCAGGTGTTGATCTCTGGACCCTCTGAGCCCCCCGGAGCTGCTGACCCCTCTGCCACACCTGTGCTGTTGGAGAAGAAAAGTCCAGTGGGCCAGAGCCAGCCCACGGTGGTGAGGCAGCCCTCAACTTGGCCCTCTGCAGAGGAGTATGGCTACATTGTCACTGACCAGAA GCCCCTGAGTCTGGCTGTGGGAGTGAAGCTGCTGGAGATCCTGGCTGAGCATGTGCACGTGTCCTCAGGCAGCTTTATCAACATCAG TGTGGTGGGACCAGCCCTCACTTTCCGCATCCGGCACAATGAACAGAACGTGTCTTTGGCTGATGTGACCCAGCAAGCTG GGCTGGTGAAGTCCGAACTGGAAGCACAGACAGGGCTCCAGATCTTGCAGACAGGAGTGGGGCAG agggaggaggcagctgcaGTCCTTCCCCGACCAGCCCGAGGCACGTCTCCCATGCGCTCGGTGCTACTCACTCTGGTGGCTGTGGCAGGTGTGGCTGGGCTGCTAGTGGCTCTTGCAGTGGCTCTGTGTGTGCGGCAGCATGTGCGGCAGCGGGACAAGGAGCGCCTGGCAGCCCTGGGACCTGAAGGAGCCCATGGGGACACTACCTTTGAGTACCAG GACCTGTGCCGCCAGCACGTGGCCACAAAGTCCCTGTTCAGCCGGGCAGAGGGTCCGCCTGAGCCTTCTCGGGTGAGCAGCGTGTCCTCCCAGTTCAGCGATGcagcccaggccagccccagCTCCCACAGCAGCACCCCATCCTGGTGCGAGGAGCCCGCCCAGGCCAACATGGACATCTCCACAGGACACATGATTCTG GCATACATGGAGGACCACCTACGGAACCGGGACCGCTTGGCCAAGGAGTGGCAGGCCCTGTGTGCCTACCAGGCGGAGCCCGACACTTGCACCACGGCCCAGGAAGAGGGCAACATCAAAAAGAACCGCCACCCCGACTTCCTGCCCT ATGACCACGCTCGCATCAAGCTGAAGGTGGAGAGCAGCCCTTCACGGAGCGATTACATCAATGCCAGCCCCATT ATTGAGCATGACCCTCGGATGCCAGCCTACATAGCCACACAGGGCCCGCTGTCCCACACCATCGCAGACTTCTGGCAG ATGGTGTGGGAGAGTGGCTGCACTGTCATCGTCATGCTGACCCCACTGGTGGAGGATGGTGTTAAGCAGTGTGACCGCTACTGGCCAGATGAGGGCTCTTCCCTCTACCACGTATATGAG GTAAACCTGGTATCGGAGCACATCTGGTGCGAGGACTTCCTGGTGCGGAGCTTCTACCTGAAGAACGTGCAGACCCAGGAGACTCGCACGCTCACACAGTTCCACTTCCTCAGCTGGCCGGCAGAGGGCACTCCGGCCTCCACGCGGCCCCTGCTGGACTTCCGCAG GAAGGTGAACAAGTGCTACCGTGGCCGCTCCTGCCCCATCATCGTCCACTGCAG CGATGGTGCAGGGAGGACTGGTACCTACATCCTCATCGACATGGTACTGAACCGCATGGCGAAAG TCTCCCACCCCAGGATGCCCCAGGCTTTCTGGATCTCCTCTGGACACCCCCTGAGcagccctgtgccccacccccctcCAGGAGTAAAGGAAATTGACATCGCTGCCACCCTGGAGCATGTCCGTGACCAGCGGCCTGGCCTTGTCCGCTCTAAG GACCAGTTTGAATTTGCCCTGACAGCTGTGGCAGAGGAGGTGAATGCCATCCTCAAGGCCCTGCCCCAGTGA
- the PTPRN gene encoding receptor-type tyrosine-protein phosphatase-like N isoform X6, translating into MERIPRLRPLEPRPRDRSGLVPRRPGPAGELLLQGIPTGSPAAAQHRLPRPPVGGGRAGVGSPLSPLQAELLPPLLEHLLLPPQPPHSALSYEPAVLQPYLFHQFASRDGSRGPESSPGMVSVSPLPKAGPPALFSRTASKSTFGAHPGHSYGDPPGPSPAQLFQESGLLYLAQEPPVPSRAKAPRLPEQGGSSHAEDPTEGYEEEGLEDPREKPPSPAEQPDVTLQRLAAVLAGYGVELRQLTPEQLSTLSTLLQLLPKGAGRNLGGVVNIGADIKKTMEEQVQGGDTAEPPSPTLTLPGYSTASRTSSKAQQVLISGPSEPPGAADPSATPVLLEKKSPVGQSQPTVVRQPSTWPSAEEYGYIVTDQKPLSLAVGVKLLEILAEHVHVSSGSFINISVVGPALTFRIRHNEQNVSLADVTQQAGLVKSELEAQTGLQILQTGVGQREEAAAVLPRPARGTSPMRSVLLTLVAVAGVAGLLVALAVALCVRQHVRQRDKERLAALGPEGAHGDTTFEYQDLCRQHVATKSLFSRAEGPPEPSRVSSVSSQFSDAAQASPSSHSSTPSWCEEPAQANMDISTGHMILAYMEDHLRNRDRLAKEWQALCAYQAEPDTCTTAQEEGNIKKNRHPDFLPYDHARIKLKVESSPSRSDYINASPIIEHDPRMPAYIATQGPLSHTIADFWQMVWESGCTVIVMLTPLVEDGVKQCDRYWPDEGSSLYHVYEVNLVSEHIWCEDFLVRSFYLKNVQTQETRTLTQFHFLSWPAEGTPASTRPLLDFRRKVNKCYRGRSCPIIVHCSDGAGRTGTYILIDMVLNRMAKVSHPRMPQAFWISSGHPLSSPVPHPPPGVKEIDIAATLEHVRDQRPGLVRSKDQFEFALTAVAEEVNAILKALPQ; encoded by the exons ATGGAGCGCATCCCCAGGCTTCGCCCCCTAGAGCCCCGCCCAAGGGACAG ATCTGGCTTGGTGCCCAGAAGACCAGGTCCCGCTGGGGAGCTGCTTTTACAGGGCATCCCCACTGGCTCCCCTGCTGCAGCCCAGCACCGGCTTCCTCGCCCTCcagtgggtgggggcagagctggggtaGGCTCCCCACTGTCCCCCCTGCAGGCTGAGCTGCTGCCCCCTCTTTTGGAGCATCTACTGCTGCCCCCACAGCCCCCCCACTCTGCCCTGAGTTATGAGCCTGCCGTGTTGCAACCCTATCTGTTCCATCAG TTTGCCTCCCGTGATGGCTCCCGGGGCCCAGAGAGCTCTCCAGGGATGGTCAGTGTCAGCCCCCTCCCCAAGGCTGGACCCCCTGCCCTCTTCAGCAGAACTGCCTCCAAGAGCACGTTTGGGGCTCACCCTGGCCACTCCTACGGGGACCCTCCAGGGCCTTCACCTGCTCAGCTTTTCCAGGAGTCAGGGCTGCTCTACCTTGCCCAGGAGCCACCAGTGCCCAGCAGGGCCAAGGCTCCAAGGCTGCCAGAGCAAGGGGGTAGCAGCCATGCAGAGGACCCCACAGAGGGCTATGAGGAGGAAGGACTAGAGGATCCCAGGGAGAAGCCTCCTTCCCCGGCAGAGCAGCCAG ATGTAACCCTGCAGAGACTGGCAGCTGTGCTGGCAGGCTATGGGGTGGAGTTGCGCCAGCTGACCCCTGAGCAGCTCTCCACCCTCTCAACCCTGCTACAGCTGCTGCCCAAGGGAGCAGGACGGAATCTGG GAGGGGTTGTAAATATTGGAGCTGACATCAAGAAA ACCATGGAGGAGCAGGTACAGGGTGGAGACACAGCAGAGCCTCCGTCccccacactcaccctgcctgGATACTCCACAGCCAGCCGCACCTCCAGTAAAGCCCAGCAGGTGTTGATCTCTGGACCCTCTGAGCCCCCCGGAGCTGCTGACCCCTCTGCCACACCTGTGCTGTTGGAGAAGAAAAGTCCAGTGGGCCAGAGCCAGCCCACGGTGGTGAGGCAGCCCTCAACTTGGCCCTCTGCAGAGGAGTATGGCTACATTGTCACTGACCAGAA GCCCCTGAGTCTGGCTGTGGGAGTGAAGCTGCTGGAGATCCTGGCTGAGCATGTGCACGTGTCCTCAGGCAGCTTTATCAACATCAG TGTGGTGGGACCAGCCCTCACTTTCCGCATCCGGCACAATGAACAGAACGTGTCTTTGGCTGATGTGACCCAGCAAGCTG GGCTGGTGAAGTCCGAACTGGAAGCACAGACAGGGCTCCAGATCTTGCAGACAGGAGTGGGGCAG agggaggaggcagctgcaGTCCTTCCCCGACCAGCCCGAGGCACGTCTCCCATGCGCTCGGTGCTACTCACTCTGGTGGCTGTGGCAGGTGTGGCTGGGCTGCTAGTGGCTCTTGCAGTGGCTCTGTGTGTGCGGCAGCATGTGCGGCAGCGGGACAAGGAGCGCCTGGCAGCCCTGGGACCTGAAGGAGCCCATGGGGACACTACCTTTGAGTACCAG GACCTGTGCCGCCAGCACGTGGCCACAAAGTCCCTGTTCAGCCGGGCAGAGGGTCCGCCTGAGCCTTCTCGGGTGAGCAGCGTGTCCTCCCAGTTCAGCGATGcagcccaggccagccccagCTCCCACAGCAGCACCCCATCCTGGTGCGAGGAGCCCGCCCAGGCCAACATGGACATCTCCACAGGACACATGATTCTG GCATACATGGAGGACCACCTACGGAACCGGGACCGCTTGGCCAAGGAGTGGCAGGCCCTGTGTGCCTACCAGGCGGAGCCCGACACTTGCACCACGGCCCAGGAAGAGGGCAACATCAAAAAGAACCGCCACCCCGACTTCCTGCCCT ATGACCACGCTCGCATCAAGCTGAAGGTGGAGAGCAGCCCTTCACGGAGCGATTACATCAATGCCAGCCCCATT ATTGAGCATGACCCTCGGATGCCAGCCTACATAGCCACACAGGGCCCGCTGTCCCACACCATCGCAGACTTCTGGCAG ATGGTGTGGGAGAGTGGCTGCACTGTCATCGTCATGCTGACCCCACTGGTGGAGGATGGTGTTAAGCAGTGTGACCGCTACTGGCCAGATGAGGGCTCTTCCCTCTACCACGTATATGAG GTAAACCTGGTATCGGAGCACATCTGGTGCGAGGACTTCCTGGTGCGGAGCTTCTACCTGAAGAACGTGCAGACCCAGGAGACTCGCACGCTCACACAGTTCCACTTCCTCAGCTGGCCGGCAGAGGGCACTCCGGCCTCCACGCGGCCCCTGCTGGACTTCCGCAG GAAGGTGAACAAGTGCTACCGTGGCCGCTCCTGCCCCATCATCGTCCACTGCAG CGATGGTGCAGGGAGGACTGGTACCTACATCCTCATCGACATGGTACTGAACCGCATGGCGAAAG TCTCCCACCCCAGGATGCCCCAGGCTTTCTGGATCTCCTCTGGACACCCCCTGAGcagccctgtgccccacccccctcCAGGAGTAAAGGAAATTGACATCGCTGCCACCCTGGAGCATGTCCGTGACCAGCGGCCTGGCCTTGTCCGCTCTAAG GACCAGTTTGAATTTGCCCTGACAGCTGTGGCAGAGGAGGTGAATGCCATCCTCAAGGCCCTGCCCCAGTGA